The sequence CGTATCATTGATTAATTCATTATTATTTATGCATATCAACCACTGTAAATAATATAGGGTGATCTAGCTAGACTGGCGGTGAATATATCCAcctatgaaaattttcattgaGGCTTGATCGATTCTATCTGttattaaaaaagaagagttgATCCAATTATGCAGATCGAGTACTTTCGATCCTGTCGCGGATTATTTGCTTGATGAttcttaaaaatatgttttctaataatataaaattaatcttCTAACGCATTGATTATACTACTTTGTATATAAGCTCtttgtttaatttattatataaaatatttaatttaccaCTATAATTAAACAGATCATCCATCAGCTTTCATCTCCACGAATTATCAAAAAGAGCAATACCTACTTGCAAACCTAGCTCTCTACCATATATGGCCCTTATTTATctgggaaaatatgtagtgcaaaccacatatgtagtggaaacttaaaaactaccgttggatcgagaaatggacgttcaagattcgtccacgtcaccatacgttaaaatttaactcccaataaaattttaactcatgagtgaatccgcgagttaaattttaactcatggtgacgtggacgaatctcggacgttcatttctcgatccaacggtagtttccaagtttccactacatatgtggtttgcactacatattttccctatTTATCTGTCTAAGCAATATCGATCGTCGTTGTTCTATCCCACGGCCAAGATCGATCGAATGTGTTCATTAGCTTCTATCCtaaataattactccctccgttctataatataagaaGTTTAAAGTTAGacacagttattaagaaagtagatagaagtgaatggtggaatgttgtgattggatgagcaGTGAAGGTAAgtggaaaaagtgaatggtggagaatTATGATTAGTTGGGAAAAGAATGTTGATAGagaaattatattttaggacggagggagtaagaatttaagaaatatatactgatcaatATAATCAACATTAAGAAGCCGGCAGTCACATTAAACCATGTAGtgatattattaattaatcttcTGCAAGATGACTCAGTAAACTTTGGCGGCACGTCTCTCCCGGGACGTGGCTGAACGGGCCTGGGAGCATGTCTTGTCGTGTCTAAATTTCAACCGTAACAACAATATACTGTAGTTAATAAAGCCAACAGAcatgaataaattaaattaaaactcTACTCAACAACTTCTACCAAACACGCACCGTACTACCAGGCACTGTTAATCTACGTCattgcatatattaatttttgCCATTCAATTGGCCGTACCACGGGCaaataatctatataaatgaCGAGATATGCATTTATTTCAAATGAAAagaattgtcaaaaaaaaattaggatatacacacacatgcatCCAATGCTGATATATTTCGATATGGACATGGTTGCTAGAGAGAAGAGAAGTCAAAGCAAGTGACTTGGACCAAGCAACCATGAAACTTCATGACTCCATCCTCTTGCAGCTTTCACAAACCAACAGACAGCTTAGTTTAGCTCACTATACACATCCATCAGAGCCATATAAATATACATGGCTCCATGGCCATCTCCTCTCAACAACTTCATCGATCTCCCCTATATCTTTACACAGGGATTAATTTCAAGAACAACACAAGAACAATTTCGTTCTCTAGCTCCTAGATTGTTAGAGAAAAGGAGGCGATCGATCGAATCGACGATTCGATCGAACGGCGAACACTGATCATCAAAGATAAACTTAATGGTGCCATCTGCAGAGATGAAGAGGGGTTGTGAAGATGAACTTGGAGCTGGTGATGTGATTCTACGAGGGGTGGAGGAggtagaagaggaagaagatgatgaccTGGTTCTCCCCGGATTCCGGTTCCATCCTACCGACGAGGAGCTAGTGACGTTCTACCTTCGCCGGAAGATCGCCGGGAAGCGGCTGAGCATCGAGATCATCAAGGAGATGGACATCTACAAGCATGATCCCTCCGACTTCCTCAGTAAGTTCATTCAACTAATTAAAAGTTCATGATCACCAAATacttattaaagaaaaaaaaatcacagcatgtatgcatatatatatgcttgtagTTCATGGTGATCTACAAGCTCATGCGCTTGGAGCATGATGTTCCTATCAGCTAAGATTGGGTATTTGCATGCAATAGAATAACATGACAGATTTAGTGACCAGGCCTTGAGTAAATTCAAGAATTAACACATATAATTAACAACATGAATAATATCTATATTtacgtgattttttttgtttcaaactATAAGCTAGATCGATCATTCGATCATGAAAAGCTAAACCTTGTGGggattaatcaaattaattaattaaccatgttGATGCATGCAGAGACGAGCACGGTGGGTAGCGAGAAGGAATGGTACTTCTTCTGCCTTCGAGGGAGGAAGTACAGGAACAGCATCCGACCCAACCGGGTCACCGGCTCCGGCTTCTGGAAGGCCACCGGAATCGACCGCCCgatctgctccgccgccgccgccgccgccggcggcgactgcATCGGCCTCAAGAAGTCCCTCGTCTACTACCGCGGCAGCGCCGGCAAGGGCACTAAGACCGACTGGATGATGCACGAGttccgcctccctccgccgccctcctccgccgacgacctcgccgccggccgctcctcccctcctccgagCCTCCAAGAAGCGGTACGTTAATTACCAATATTTTAAATAGCGAGCTTCCAAGACATTAgcagttactccctccgtcccataaacgCATCCTAGCTAGTACAGTGAATCTGGACAGAcggtctgtccagattcattgtattaggatgtgtcacatccacacaaaatcccttatattacgaGATGAATAGACTAGCTTCTTAGACAGCTATAGCGGTGGGCTAAATAGAGTTATAGCGACTAAATTGTACATGAGAGTAAATAGTTAGCTAAAACCtttctcaaacagctatagcggaAGATTTAAAACCTGTTAATTACATGCATCTTCTTCACCTccggcgacgtcgccgtcgatcGGCCATTGCATGCACTTTCCCGCGAACCCGGCTTGGTTCCATTCACACGTGCGTGGAAACAGTGGCGCGACGCACTGACACGTGTCCTCGAACGTGTCGAAATGTTTGCACGACGACGAACTGAACTTTTCTTGTGTTCGTGAAAAAAATGCAGGAAGTTTGGACCATCTGCCGAATCTTCCAGAGGAACATCACCCACAAgaagcagccgcagccgcagctcgccgtcgccgccgccgcggtgccggcgccggtgccggacGCGACGAGCTCGATCACCGGCAGCCTCGAGTCCGacagcgccggcgacgacgtcgtcgagTACATGAAcaccctccagccgccgccggcgagcaacGTGAACGGTGGCTACAGCAACCAGCACTACTTCCAGGAGCAATGGAACAGTAGCAGCAATGATAATACCACAGTGTTTCATCAGcatgcggcgccgccgccggagccttcgccggcgacggcgatggccggaTTCGGCCATGATCAGAGCGTTctcagctcgccggcgccgagcgATTTCTACTACAAGGATGGATGCAACGATGACATTTACAGGATGGTGATGGAGCTCGCCGATCCGAGCTTGTTCTATGATCATATATATGCTTaattaggttgattttttttttacagtttgTAGCTCAGTTTTTAATTTGTTACAGAGAATTAAGCTTTGCAGCAGAGAGAATTAATgagcacccaaaaaaaaaatctgtcgaCAAATCAGGAGACTGGCATGTAGGGCCCACATGAGGGAAGTTCTGAAGAGTGAAGAAGGTGAAATTAGGATAGATGTTGATGGCCGAGAGGCcctttgttgattttttttgttatttttcttgtaGGCAGTAATAATTGTCAATGTGTATCTTATAGGGGATTACGAGTGATTGAGTGTTATAATTGTAAATACATATTAATTTAACAAAAATGCCCAGCCTCAGACGTACGCCAGATACAACCCAAATGGTTGGGCACCCTCAAATTcacctctttcttttctctatgTGCCATGCTCTGTACTCAAACTAtgaatacatgcatgcacgaaGACTATCAActaatattaaaattttttcttctaaattacttatccaattgTCGATCCGGTTACACTGTTgaatttgttacaattaaatatttacaacaagatcattttattatattacgatgaaaaaatatacacatatttTAGTCGTAAAATTTGATGTTTCATACATAAGAAGAGAATGTTTCAACTAGAATTCCAACTACGTTGCACATTTTAAGTTTGattttataatttctttttttgataTTGCAGTCATTGAGACTCAATGTTTTATATAGCGGGTTGTTGGTGTCACAACCAATCTTTCTTGGACTTTGCATCTCTTAGAAATATTGGACCGAGTACTAAAACAATTTTCTCCAACTGATGAAATAACGCCCGCTTTTGGGAGAATAATCAAACGTCCGACAATGTCTAGCTTGATCATATTAATTGGCATCATGAACTTATAATACTGATTAGCACTTTCGCAGAACATAGGAGTGACTAATTTGCAAGCATTAGCATGATCCAGGTAGTTGGATAAAAATCCAACAGCCCATGCTACTTCTCCCTATATGAATGTGACCACTTCATTAGCGCAAATGTAGGTAAAATTTGGTAATGGAGCGGGCGAGAAATGGCAAACTGGCGGGTACTCCAGCCGGGAAAAAGGAGCTAGGGACAATAGAAACACAAGGATAGTTAGTAGAGATATAGATATTGGTATAGTGAAGAAAGGAGCGCGACGCAAGGGGTGCTGACACCACTAGctagcaggggcggatctagaaaAAGGATAGAGAGGGGCTTatttccttcttccttctccagccccctcccccttccctcccctacactttcttctctctcttcttcctgcgtcctcctctctccttttctctcaATAGTGATCCAATGAGGTAGATGGGACTTGAGTTCCCCAACACCCATACTGGATGAGCCCCTGCTAGCTAGAGCTACGGTGATAGGAGCTAGTTGTAGGAAGGGTCGCAAAGTTGACTGGGTTAGGAAGTACTATTATTAGGGTGTGTTAGACAACaccccctccatccaaaaaatgtttgacttatttAATATTATGGTTCTCAATTAAGTTGAtcatatatgtagttttatatatccaagacttaaatgaagagataaattaaatatttgatcgATCCAAGGAGTATCGTACGTAGTACTCATTGATTTTATGCATGTATAGATCTTTGTTACAAATGAGTTAATTTTTTCTCGGTCTTAGTGTCAAAAGTAACATGTCTAActcttttggatggagggaatacAAGTTTTCTCTCTGGCACAAAAAATAGGTTGgctcattagcacgtgattgaCTAAGTATTAGCCATAAAACGTTAACATGATTGATTAAGTATTAGCCAAAAAGAAGATTTGTTGTAATTGTCGTTCTGTCAGACCATAATGAAAACGCATTTCAATTAGTCTTTGGGTACAAATCGAACCCAACAAGCAACGGATTGAGCCACTAGCGCAGGCTGTAGTTTGATAGCGAGTTCACCAAAAGTTCTTCCCAATAATCATATTGGGTATCTGTTCCCTTCCTTTTCCTATTAGGATGGGGCATGTTGGTCGGAGTTCCACTCATGGCGATCTGGTCGAATTGGGGGAAGCTGTAGGTGTTATTGCGGGTCAATCTATTGGGGAGCCAGGAACAATTGCTTTTGGTTGATCTAGAAATAGCTGAAACGCATCGTAGATGGTTCAGCCACACCCGGTGCCACGAAATGATTGAGAACACCATAAAATCTTAAAAGTAATTAATAAGATTTCTTGAAACAACCTTTCTGtagaattttgttttaaaaaaagggtTCAGGAAGTGTGTTAAAAAAGGAGAAAGCAGAGGATGGAAAACTGGAGTACACTGAGCACAGCCTTACCAAGATCATGTATATAATTCATAAGCTGAAGAATAAAGCAAGTCTCTTTTTTTATCTGTATTTTGTCGTAGCTCATAACATCGTACTCTTGTATTGTTGTTTTACTATAGCAGCCGTCTGACCTTCTTCTTcttagaaagaaagaaaaaaaataattaaggaaCTATAAAAGAAATACTTGCAGCCACCTGACAATTTGACCCAGACTAGCAGCCTTGTACTGTTTGGCGTATAAATACGAACCAGATAAGTACACGTACGTTCTGACTTTTGAGCCAACATGGAACTACTCAAAGACTGTTCTGAT is a genomic window of Oryza glaberrima chromosome 7, OglaRS2, whole genome shotgun sequence containing:
- the LOC127779986 gene encoding transcription factor JUNGBRUNNEN 1-like, which encodes MVPSAEMKRGCEDELGAGDVILRGVEEVEEEEDDDLVLPGFRFHPTDEELVTFYLRRKIAGKRLSIEIIKEMDIYKHDPSDFLKTSTVGSEKEWYFFCLRGRKYRNSIRPNRVTGSGFWKATGIDRPICSAAAAAAGGDCIGLKKSLVYYRGSAGKGTKTDWMMHEFRLPPPPSSADDLAAGRSSPPPSLQEAEVWTICRIFQRNITHKKQPQPQLAVAAAAVPAPVPDATSSITGSLESDSAGDDVVEYMNTLQPPPASNVNGGYSNQHYFQEQWNSSSNDNTTVFHQHAAPPPEPSPATAMAGFGHDQSVLSSPAPSDFYYKDGCNDDIYRMVMELADPSLFYDHIYA